A stretch of the Uranotaenia lowii strain MFRU-FL chromosome 3, ASM2978415v1, whole genome shotgun sequence genome encodes the following:
- the LOC129752750 gene encoding uncharacterized protein LOC129752750: MDLLTNDRRKITANGPTLQKTVFGWIVSGRVSSATPSISQTYVCSIVDLQDQLMKFWELETCRVKSVLSIEESLCEKIFRETTIRDTEGRFVVTLPKKESVIDQIGNSLTRAASRFTALERRFETDADLKKLYAAFVHEYLALGHMQEVSDKSDLEKGYYIPHLPVFKPDSTTTKLRVVFDASCKSSSGVSLNDALMVGPVVQDELLDITLRFRLHQYAIVADIAKMYRMIKVQRGDHRWQRILWRDSRDESVRTFELNTVTYGTSSAPYLATRCLQQLSQDGAEEYPIAAEVLASAFYVDDMLISVKSIEEGKQLVQQMMSLMDSAGMSLRKYVSNCSEILQNVPSHLCDERLVCELDSTRSTVKTLGLQWQPSSDDFRFSTISWDDKAPITKRKVLSDVARLFDPLGLVGPVVIQAKIFVQDLWKLQCDWDEELSVELQEQWREYRRNFASLDSLSVPRWVGLSQETRVVEIHGFCDASDKAYGACLYVRTVDANEEILVRLLTAKSRVAPLENLKKKKKRQSTPRLELSSALLLAHLYERVSRSIKLQSAKSHFWTDSMIVKCWLSSPPSRWKEFVANRVSEIQHITVAGTWNHVAGVENPADIISRGMIPAQLQYQSLWFLS, translated from the coding sequence ATGGACTTGCTCACAAACGACAGACGGAAGATAACTGCAAACGGACCAACTCTACAAAAGACCGTATTCGGATGGATTGTCTCGGGTCGAGTATCAAGCGCAACACCATCCATTTCTCAGACTTATGTTTGCTCAATTGTAGATCTTCAAGATCAATTGATGAAGTTTTGGGAACTGGAAACCTGCCGCGTTAAAAGCGTCCTGTCGATAGAAGAATCGTTGTGTGAAAAGATCTTTCGAGAAACTACGATACGTGACACTGAAGGCCGATTCGTCGTTACACTTCCCAAGAAAGAGTCTGTGATTGATCAAATCGGCAACTCACTCACGAGAGCTGCTAGTCGTTTTACGGCACTGGAAAGGCGATTCGAAACCGATGCGGATTTGAAGAAGTTGTATGCTGCCTTCGTCCACGAATACCTTGCACTAGGGCACATGCAAGAAGTGTCAGACAAGTCGGATCTAGAAAAAGGCTACTACATACCGCATCTCCCTGTGTTTAAACCTGACAGTACGACGACAAAATTGCGGGTGGTGTTCGATGCATCATGCAAGTCATCCTCTGGTGTTTCGTTGAATGACGCTCTAATGGTGGGACCTGTCGTCCAGGATGAGCTGCTGGATATCACGCTACGCTTCAGGCTTCATCAGTACGCGATTGTAGCTGACATAGCCAAGATGTATCGAATGATCAAGGTGCAACGTGGGGATCATCGGTGGCAGAGAATTTTGTGGCGAGATTCAAGAGATGAGTCTGTTCGGACCTTCGAACTTAACACCGTTACTTACGGTACTTCCTCCGCCCCTTATCTTGCTACAAGGTGTCTGCAACAATTGTCCCAGGATGGAGCTGAGGAATATCCGATCGCAGCTGAGGTGCTCGCTTCTGCGTTCTACGTCGACGACATGCTGATTAGTGTCAAATCCATTGAGGAAGGAAAGCAACTTGTGCAGCAAATGATGAGCCTCATGGATTCTGCTGGAATGTCTCTCAGAAAGTACGTTTCTAACTGCTCGGAGATTCTACAAAATGTACCCTCCCATCTCTGTGATGAACGATTGGTTTGTGAGTTAGACTCAACCAGATCTACTGTGAAAACCCTTGGACTGCAGTGGCAGCCTAGCTCCGACGACTTCCGCTTCAGTACGATTTCTTGGGATGATAAAGCACCGATTACCAAGCGAAAAGTATTGTCAGACGTAGCACGGCTTTTCGATCCCTTAGGACTAGTTGGCCCCGTCGTAATCCAAGCTAAAATCTTTGTACAAGATCTGTGGAAACTCCAATGTGATTGGGATGAGGAACTGAGCGTTGAGCTTCAAGAGCAGTGGAGGGAGTATCGTCGAAATTTTGCAAGTTTAGACAGTTTGTCAGTGCCCCGTTGGGTTGGTTTGAGTCAGGAGACAAGAGTCGTAGAAATTCACGGATTTTGTGATGCGTCAGACAAAGCGTACGGAGCATGCTTATATGTCAGAACCGTTGATGCTAATGAGGAGATTCTAGTTCGACTGTTGACGGCGAAGTCGAGAGTAGCCCCTCTCGAAAAcctgaagaagaaaaagaagaggcAATCTACGCCACGATTAGAATTGTCATCAGCTTTACTTCTCGCGCACCTTTATGAAAGAGTCTCCAGAAGCATCAAGTTGCAGTCAGCAAAATCCCACTTTTGGACTGATTCCATGATAGTTAAGTGTTGGCTATCATCCCCACCTTCGCGTTGGAAAGAGTTTGTAGCAAACCGAGTCTCCGAGATCCAACACATCACGGTCGCTGGAACATGGAATCACGTAGCAGGAGTTGAAAACCCGGCAGATATAATTTCCCGAGGCATGATTCCAGCACAGTTGCAGTATCAATCGCTGTGGTTTCTGTCGTGA
- the LOC129752753 gene encoding uncharacterized protein LOC129752753 produces the protein MRLVAWMRRFRFNSQIAHRDIKRSGALTLTELDESLKTLVRIAQKESFPKEYCDLKNNRPISPSSKLMTLTPEMVDGLIRIGGRLRHASISDNRKHPYILDHRHPFTETVMTYYHRKLFHAGQQLLIAAVRDQFWPTHIGTLARSVIFKCVPCFRVKPKIQEQIMADLPVERVTQCPVFERVGVDYCGPFFVTYPQRKCRPVKVFIAIYVCLVTKAVHMEVASDLSTQGFLATFQRFCSRRGAPRLVMCDNAKNFVGAKRVLDEVHGLFISKQFQNTVVDYAANQGIEFHFIPARSPNFGGLWESAVKSFKTLLKRTVGQRSLGHEEFQTIVVKIEAALNSRPITELSNDPDDFEPLTPGHFLVQKKMTALPERDLKDVPESRLKVWQRMEQISQNLWAKWSTQYLSNLNNRTKWTKKKDNIKIGTLVILKEENFPPLQWPMARVVDLHPGTDGNIRVVRTQNGTYKRGISKICVLPIRDNLQSSEEENLDSSTGGDQ, from the coding sequence ATGCGCCTTGTGGCATGGATGCGACGATTTCGATTCAACTCTCAGATTGCGCATAGAGATATTAAAAGAAGTGGTGCCCTGACTCTCACAGAACTCGATGAATCGCTAAAGACGCTTGTACGAATCGCTCAGAAAGAGAGCTTTCCGAAAGAGTACTGTGATTTGAAGAACAATCGTCCGATTTCACCGTCATCAAAACTGATGACATTGACGCCGGAGATGGTAGATGGGTTAATCCGGATTGGCGGCCGGCTCCGACATGCATCGATTTCCGATAACCGAAAGCACCCGTACATCTTGGATCATCGACATCCGTTTACCGAAACAGTGATGACATACTATCACCGAAAGTTGTTTCACGCAGGTCAACAGCTTCTCATTGCTGCAGTTAGAGATCAATTCTGGCCAACGCACATCGGAACCCTTGCTCGCTCTGTGATCTTCAAATGTGTCCCTTGCTTTCGCGTGAAACCCAAGATCCAGGAACAGATCATGGCAGATCTACCAGTTGAACGAGTGACTCAGTGCCCAGTTTTTGAGAGAGTTGGTGTGGATTACTGTGGGCCATTTTTTGTAACGTATCCTCAGCGAAAATGTCGGCCTGTCAAGGTTTTCATCGCTATCTACGTTTGCCTTGTGACAAAGGCTGTGCACATGGAAGTGGCTTCAGATTTGTCCACGCAAGGTTTCCTTGCCACTTTTCAACGGTTTTGTAGTCGTCGAGGTGCTCCTCGGTTGGTGATGTGCGACAATGCGAAGAATTTTGTTGGAGCAAAACGTGTTCTGGACGAAGTTCACGGGTTGTTCATCAGCAAGCAGTTCCAAAACACGGTGGTTGATTACGCAGCAAACCAAGGCATCGAGTTTCATTTCATCCCTGCACGCTCGCCAAATTTTGGAGGACTTTGGGAATCTGCAGTGAAATCGTTTAAAACTTTGCTCAAACGGACAGTTGGACAGCGCTCGCTTGGACACGAGGAGTTCCAGACAATCGTGGTGAAGATTGAGGCAGCATTGAACTCCAGACCTATCACCGAACTCAGCAATGATCCTGATGACTTCGAACCGCTCACACCAGGACATTTCCTGGTGCAAAAGAAAATGACTGCTCTCCCTGAACGCGATTTGAAGGACGTACCGGAGTCGAGACTGAAGGTCTGGCAGAGAATGGAGCAGATTTCCCAGAATCTGTGGGCGAAGTGGTCGACTCAGTACCTGTCTAACCTCAACAACCGAACGAAGTGGACTAAGAAGAAGGACAACATCAAAATCGGCACCTTGGTCATACTGAAGGAGGAAAATTTCCCGCCTCTGCAGTGGCCCATGGCACGAGTAGTAGACCTGCACCCTGGTACAGATGGAAACATACGCGTTGTTCGCACACAGAACGGCACATACAAGAGAGGCATTTCGAAAATTTGCGTGTTACCCATCCGTGACAACCTACAATCGTCAGAAGAGGAGAACCTGGACTCCTCCACCGGCGGAGATCAATAG
- the LOC129752751 gene encoding uncharacterized protein LOC129752751, which translates to MECENHDNGASVGGGTKAPNMEKKNSKSKIRRLEQALAAEKTQKDELLSKLKKARRRNKMFLESHGEPSTPRHSTMREEYQGHNFNEASFSLSSSINNLSFASLSVPECKPVSDDGEIDKKTFNQWKDHLESSMLLTGISDEFTKMNVFRIRAGRKLLDVLDNTKTNFNTPDITTAPYSNAMHRLCSYFGSREYAFMQREKLRTMTQNKDEPDFKYVKRIIEAAKVCDFDENRLVESVTDVIQFHATNAKVREVARKILRKGGSYIDLLDKVRSIEVEKMHESIYATHSNQVKQVEVAAITQQPQRSGFGNNRGGYRGGYRGGFRYNRGGIRSTQPNPGHSLNNRIDGNNGYMRTLNFQRSAYNRTNWSSPETSQGFMLNHACWRCTSKFHEAHECSARFKVCRSCNEEGHLERVCPGSSSTSRSDFNKSGGPQSKIPKIAAVSMYEDEKIVEDNNVGSRVGSVGCFALEKTDEIITGYIAGVPISFLIDSGAEVNTISDSNFKFLMNHSIRLA; encoded by the exons ATGGAGTGcgaaaatcacgacaatggcgcaagCGTCGGTGGCGGAACAAAAGCTCCCAACAT ggaaaagaaaaattctaaatcGAAAATTCGCAGATTGGAACAAGCTTTAGCAgcagaaaagacacagaaagaTGAATTACTCTCTAAGCTTAAGAAAGCTCGTCGTCGTAATAAAATGTTTCTCGAGTCACATGGTGAACCATCAACACCGAGACATTCAACAATGCGAGAAGAGTATCAGGGACACAATTTTAATGAAGCTTCGTTCTCCTTGTCTTCATCTATTAACAACTTGTCTTTCGCCTCGCTAAGCGTCCCGGAATGTAAACCGGTTTCTGATGATGGAGAAATTGATAAGAAGACTTTCAATCAATGGAAAGATCATCTGGAATCTTCGATGCTTTTAACCGGGATAAGCGATGAGTTCACAAAAATGAATGTGTTCCGTATAAGGGCTGGTCGAAAGCTCTTGGATGTGTTAGAtaacacaaaaacaaattttaatacaCCTGATATCACAACCGCCCCTTATTCGAATGCAATGCATCGCTTGTGTAGCTATTTTGGCTCTCGTGAGTATGCTTTCATGCAACGCGAAAAACTACGTACTATGACACAGAACAAAGATGAACCCGATTTCAAATACGTAAAACGCATTATCGAGGCTGCAAAAGTGTGCGATTTCGACGAGAACAGATTGGTTGAAAGCGTTACCGATGTTATCCAGTTCCATGCGACAAATGCAAAGGTCAGAGAGGTTGctaggaaaattttaagaaaagggGGCAGCTACATCGATTTGTTGGACAAAGTTCGCTCGATAGAGGTAGAAAAGATGCACGAAAGTATTTACGCTACACATAGCAACCAGGTAAAACAAGTCGAGGTAGCGGCCATTACGCAGCAGCCACAACGATCAGGGTTTGGAAACAACAGAGGTGGTTATCGAGGAGGTTATCGAGGTGGCTTTCGTTATAACAGAGGAGGAATACGGTCGACTCAACCCAATCCAGGACACTCCTTGAATAATCGCATAGATGGTAATAACGGATACATGCGGACTCTTAATTTTCAGCGAAGTGCTTATAATAGGACGAATTGGTCATCACCTGAAACGTCTCAAGGTTTTATGTTGAATCATGCTTGTTGGAGATGTACTAGCAAGTTTCATGAGGCTCATGAATGTTCTGCACGGTTCAAGGTCTGTAGAAGTTGTAACGAAGAGGGTCATCTTGAACGTGTCTGCCCAGGATCGTCATCTACTTCGCGGTCCGATTTTAATAAATCAGGTGGACCGCAGTCGAAAATTCCGAAAATTGCTGCAGTATCAATGTAcgaagatgaaaagattgttGAGGATAAT AATGTCGGATCAAGAGTTGGTTCTGTTGGTTGTTTCGCACTTGAGAAAACAGATGAAATAATAACTGGTTATATTGCTGGAGTACCTATAAGTTTTCTCATTGATTCTGGAGCAGAAGTTAATACAATCAGCGACTCGAACTTCAAGTTTCTAATGAATCACA GCATACGCCTCGCCTAA
- the LOC129751094 gene encoding uncharacterized protein K02A2.6-like, with product MGKRSISRAEAWALRLQSYTFEIKRVPGHSNVADALSRLIDKTQVDEPFDETSDKHLLYSINAGAIDISWQDIEKASELDEILKDVRNAIITDKWPPSLLQFQAHSKEIRAVGATLFRNDKIILPEELRTSALNSAHQGHIGISAMKRIMREYFWWPNMNKAIDVFVKNCKTCFILSRRNPPIPLSSRDLPEGPWEILQVDFLSINGFGYGELLMLVDTYSRYLCVVEMRQTDAKSTNRALSEIFYQWGLPLILQSDNGPPFQSDEFKEYWQNKGVKVRKSIPLCPQSNGSIERQNQGVLKALAAAKDEGRSWKSALYEYVHVHNTRKPHARLGITPFELLVGWQYRGVFPCLWEARENKTDLQEIRDRDAVSKLISKKYADARRGAIESEIQEGDTVAMLIPRKSKMDPSFSKEKYVVLKRTGAKVVIRSDRGVQYERNVRDVKMVPPAAVDFEDDSINGSEYSGDNDEIINNADGNHDAEEECVQPFLNEHDNNSANPSITAQGNLTNRPSRTIKKPEKFKNMFLYNIFH from the exons ATGGGTAAAAGGTCGATTTCGAGAGCAGAAGCCTGGGCGCTAAGGCTGCAGTCGTACACTTTTGAAATAAAGCGAGTACCCGGTCATTCGAATGTTGCCGATGCGCTCTCAAGGTTAATTGATAAAACACAAGTTGACGAACCCTTCGATGAGACAAGCGATAAACATTTACTCTATTCAATTAACGCTGGTGCTATTGATATTTCATGgcaagatattgaaaaagcatcCGAATTAGATGAAATCTTAAAGGATGTTCGAAACGCTATCATTACCGACAAATGGCCACCAAGCCTGCTTCAATTCCAAGCTCATTCAAAAGAAATTCGAGCTGTTGGTGCAACTTTGTTCAGAAACGATAAGATCATACTTCCGGAAGAACTGCGAACCTCTGCCCTGAATTCTGCTCATCAAGGCCATATTGGTATCAGCGCAATGAAACGGATAATGCGGGAATACTTTTGGTGGCCCAACATGAATAAGGCGATTGATGTTTTCGTAAAGAACTGTAAAACTTGTTTTATATTATCGCGCAGAAATCCTCCGATTCCATTATCAAGCCGCGATCTCCCAGAAGGGCCGTGGGAGATTCTACAAGTCGACTTCTTGTCAATAAATGGTTTTGGTTACGGAGAGCTATTGATGCTTGTTGATACGTATTCGCGATATTTGTGTGTCGTGGAAATGAGACAGACAGATGCAAAGTCTACTAATCGTGCCCTTTCGGAGATTTTCTATCAATGGGGTCTACCACTCATCCTTCAAAGCGACAATGGTCCCCCATTTCAAAGCGATGAATTTAAAGAGTATTGGCAGAACAAAGGAGTAAAGGTGCGAAAGTCGATCCCACTATGCCCGCAGTCAAACGGTTCTATAGAGAGGCAAAATCAGGGAGTGCTAAAGGCTTTAGCTGCTGCTAAGGATGAAGGAAGGTCTTGGAAATCTGCCTTGTACGAGTACGTCCATGTTCATAACACAAGAAAGCCTCACGCACGACTCGGAATCACTCCATTCGAACTATTAGTCGGATGGCAGTACCGTGGTGTATTCCCGTGTCTCTGGGAAGCTAGAGAGAATAAAACTGACCTTCAAGAAATTCGTGATCGTGACGCAGTATCAAAGTTAATCAGCAAGAAATACGCAGATGCTCGCAGAGGAGCTATCGAATCCGAAATACAGGAAGGCGATACAGTGGCTATGCTGATTCCGAGAAAGAGTAAAATGGATCCATCATTTTCCAAAGAAAagtatgttgttttaaaacgaaCAGGGGCCAAGGTGGTCATTCGTAGTGACAGAGGAGTTCAATACGAAAGAAACGTTCGAGATGTTAAAATGGTACCACCAGCAGCTGTTGATTTCGAAGATGATTCGATAAACG gttcagaatATTCAGGAGATAACGACGAAATAATAAACAATGCAGACGGAAACCATGATGCGGAAGAGGAATGCGTGCAACCCTTTTTGAATGAGCATGATAATAATTCGGCCAATCCATCAATAACAGCCCAAGGGAACTTAACAAACCGACCAAGTAGGACCATAAAAAAgcctgaaaaatttaaaaacatgtttttgtataacatttttcattag
- the LOC129751089 gene encoding uncharacterized protein LOC129751089 isoform X4 translates to MEVKMQYNSQVHLFQIQVKTLIKTLKCLHSDDKYQALLFLISAIKLYVKLLYNDSQERIYKPSILKELNNIQNVIIAHLLKSRNAITSYSSRSGTYELRTSIRNNAPDRTSSDGMSLLNHPSRSSSIRTLVPLAPFDIKGKLSRGGLFDGLPPTGGFRFRIRSHIGTISDFGSIRLNRDLVRLIASRNFKLFFNMFEQSIFPTWRILKQERSSVGRSRVRPSMPAICYSGGSSHSPPAAYIKKEDFDFDPPYSLGDDHPCFEELKDEDDDHHLMMLKDEEDDDDDSISNELYSEESSTNNTSLMLSSDTNTLDTNDSNMLSGELGKEQIYQCLLCDKSYRKRKSLVIHFSHHPGFCPDCGKQRGVTSDEIIEHNRVFHKNRPHICEHCGETFTRNQQYQVHMQGHFISKARMQEQNCKKTYKYSCNSCGIVFNNHKYLEKHVEKTGHQAESVACETCGAIFSSNIRLQQHIARTHKNDKRFTCEICAKVFNQKANLDRHMLLHTNIVEKHYPCEQCNASFLSMTTLREHIKIAHTGDDKFECNICNKLFAAKRSLKRHKLCHSEERPFPCTLENCKEAYKNQSHLARHMKTAHQIDPPSKRAPKVPKTAEPEFIPLDPIGTGDSTTSKNISLKKPTIGGSDKSIGDSSTNFSDNLSTFNYEYVEAVPPGAVSIDPNHQRLQMIGPGGGPRMGVPPAVNFNDPNNIGYGTINTGNEQFEWQNLEFGNAVGGNGPGPSQQTMVINQLNQGYMENPHAGGNFMPGQLPAMRSYQHEDPNLICEHCDENNFMNAQQLQAHIQDHFSTKEAKDPPGKKMTRLYCKTCNLVFSTGVQLDRHIQKTNHHTDSIACDICSAIFNSNLKVYQHMLKCHKNETWFACEQCSKVFILKQDYDKHQLVHQTVTDKSVICEHCASSFFSQEALKEHIKISHTVEKKYECNICNKLFAAKRSLKRHKLCHDEEGAFPCPVEDCKESFKTPASLTKHKKNVHSIGPDPSEKGAKGKAAAAAKAASEKLLAEQSTVVPVPSASTPGLGIPGPSVGVIKHEPRTPTGMLVPPSRTSSTSSAGAASTPTAVSYDPYGSGMHYNNVIGQNQQQFTVQSPGGVMHYATGPNRDPTMAYRMDPSTGNTASAAQYGHTAGGYGQMNSAFEWRSMEIQNSIDPNLGSTAAAGQTVQSVAATMKANKYYPVMDPSGTAGGGFIQNQATQQHPSPHHSHQHQRHQQPGQQHDSQQQQQQQQQQQQQPHQHHQQQMVNINNHEFMGYQRSQSHLMTLFMLQAQ, encoded by the exons ATGGAGGTGAAAATGCAGTACAACTCCCAGGTGCACTTGTTCCAAATACAG GTCAAAACCCTGATCAAAACGTTAAAATGTCTGCACTCGGACGATAAATACCAAGCGCTACTGTTTCTCATTTCGGCCATTAAGTTGTACGTCAAGCTCTTGTACAACGATAGCCAAGAAAGAATTTATAAGCCATCAATACTCAAAGAGTTGAACAATATCCAAAATGTGATTATCGCACACCTACTAAAATCCCGAAATGCGATTACCAGTTATTCGTCCCGATCTGGAACCTACGAATTGAGAACTAGCATCAGAAACAATGCCCCAGACAGAACCAGCAGTGATGGAATGTCGCTACTAAACCATCCATCAAGATCTTCGTCCATCCGAACGTTGGTTcctctagcgccttttgatatCAAAGGAAAACTATCACGCGGAGGTCTTTTCGACGGTCTTCCACCGACCGGAGGGTTCCGCTTCCGGATTCGTAGCCATATTGGTACCATCAGTGACTTTGGCAGCATACGATTGAATCGTGACCTCGTTCGGTTGATAGCGTCCCGCAACTTCAAGCTCTTTTTCAACATGTTTGAGCAAAGCATTTTCCCGACGTGGCGTATTCTCAAACAGGAGCGATCATCCGTTGGCAGATCACGGGTAAGGCCTTCGATGCCGGCTATCTGCTACAGCGGGGGGTCCTCTCATTCTCCACCTGCCGCCTACATCAAGAAGGAAGACTTCGACTTTGATCCGCCTTACTCGCTCGGGGACGACCATCCATGCTTCGAGGAGCTCAAAGACGAAGATGATGATCATCACCTAATGATGCTCAAAGACGAAGAGGATGACGATGACGACTCCATCTCGAACGAGTTGTATTCGGAGGAATCATCAACCAACAACACCTCGCTGATGCTGTCCTCCGATACCAACACGCTGGACACTAATGATTCAAATATGCTGTCCGGAGAGCTTGGGAAAGAACAGATTTACCAGTGTTTGCTGTGTGATAAAAG CTATCGAAAAAGGAAATCGCTGGTCATTCACTTTAGTCACCACCCCGGGTTTTGTCCAGATTGCGGAAAACAACGAGGCGTCACGTCTGAT gaAATCATTGAACATAATCGAGTGTTCCACAAGAACCGGCCGCATATATGCGAACACTGCGGTGAAACATTTACCCGAAACCAGCAGTATCAAGTCCACATGCAGGGTCACTTCATCAGCAAGGCACGCATGCAGGAGCAAAACTGTAAAA AAACATACAAATATAGTTGCAACTCTTGTGGTATCGTGTTCAACAACCATAAGTATTTGGAAAAACATGTAGAAAAAACGGGTCACCAAGCAGAGAGTGTGGCCTGCGAAACCTGCGGTGCAATATTTTCGTCAAACATTCGACTGCAGCAACACATCGCCAGAACTCACAAAAACG ATAAACGCTTTACTTGTGAGATATGCGCAAAAGTATTTAACCAAAAAGCGAATTTAGATCGTCACATGCTTCTGCATACGAATATCGTGGAGAAGCATTATCCATGCGAGCAGTGTAACGCATCCTTCCTTTCTATGACAACACTAAGAGAGCATATTAAAATTGCTCACACAGGA GATGATAAATTTGAATGCAACATCTGCAACAAGTTGTTTGCTGCTAAAAGGTCACTCAAACGCCATAAGCTTTGCCACTCGGAAGAACGACCATTCCCATGCACGTTGGAGAACTGTAAAGAGGCTTATAAAAACCAATCTCACCTAGCACGCCACATGAAAACTGCCCATCAGATCGATCCACCCTCGAAGCGAGCTCCAAAAGTTCCAAAAACAGCAGAACCAGAATTTATACCGCTTGATCCCATTGGTACTGGTGATTCCACAACAAGTAAaaacatttcattgaaaaagcctaCGATTGGTGGTAGTGATAAATCCATTGGCGATAGCAGCACAAATTTCAGTGATAATTTGTCTACTTTCAACTATGAATACGTCGAGGCAGTTCCCCCGGGAGCCGTATCCATTGATCCCAATCATCAGCGATTACAAATGATTGGCCCTGGTGGAGGACCCAGAATGGGAGTTCCTCCAGCAGTCAATTTCAATGATCCCAACAACATCGGATACGGGACTATCAATACAGGTAACGAACAGTTTGAATGGCAGAATCTCGAGTTTGGTAACGCTGTAGGAGGCAACGGACCCGGTCCATCTCAACAAACAATGGTCATCAATCAGCTCAACCAAGGTTACATGGAGAATCCCCATGCCGGCGGAAATTTTATGCCTGGACAGCTCCCAGCTATGCGCAGCTACCAG CACGAAGATCCGAATCTCATCTGCGAGCATTGtgacgaaaataatttcatgaacGCCCAGCAGCTACAAGCTCACATACAAGACcacttttcaacaaaagaagCAAAGGATCCTCCAGGAAAAA aaatgaCCCGATTATATTGTAAAACATGTAATCTGGTGTTTTCTACTGGAGTTCAACTGGATCGACACATCCAGAAAACGAACCACCACACCGATAGTATCGCGTGTGATATCTGTAGTGCAATATTCAACTCTAATCTCAAAGTTTATCAACACATGCTGAAATGTCACAAGAATG aAACGTGGTTTGCATGTGAGCAGTGCTCGAAAGTTTTCATATTGAAACAAGACTACGACAAGCATCAACTGGTACACCAAACTGTTACGGATAAATCGGTGATTTGTGAGCACTGTGCGTCGTCCTTCTTTTCGCAAGAAGCCCTCAAGGAACATATCAAAATTTCTCACACAGTG GAAAAGAAATATGAGTGTAACATTTGCAACAAGCTCTTTGCTGCTAAGCGCTCTTTAAAACGCCATAAACTATGCCATGACGAGGAAGGTGCATTCCCGTGCCCAGTCGAGGATTGTAAGGAATCGTTCAAAACTCCCGCCAGCTTGACCAAACATAAAAAGAATGTTCACAGCATTGGTCCCGATCCAAGTGAAAAAGGCGCAAAGGGAAAGGCTGCTGCAGCGGCCAAAGCAGCCAGTGAAAAATTACTAGCGGAACAATCCACAGTGGTGCCGGTGCCTTCAGCCTCTACTCCTGGTCTTGGTATTCCTGGACCATCGGTTGGCGTCATTAAGCATGAACCGCGAACGCCTACTGGAATGCTAGTTCCACCTTCTAGAACTAGTAGTACTAGTAGTGCAGGTGCTGCAAGCACTCCAACTGCTGTTTCATATGATCCGTACGGATCTGGGATGCATTACAACAACGTAATCGGTCAAAATCAACAACAATTTACAGTTCAATCTCCAGGCGGAGTAATGCATTATGCAACGGGACCTAATAGAGATCCCACAATGGCATATCGGATGGATCCATCGACAGGAAACACTGCTAGTGCCGCTCAATATGGGCATACTGCCGGGGGCTATGGTCAGATGAACAGTGCGTTTGAATGGCGAAGTATGGAAATCCAAAACAGTATTGATCCTAACCTAGGGTCAACTGCTGCTGCAGGTCAAACCGTTCAATCCGTAGCTGCAACGATGAAAGCGAACAAATACTATCCAGTGATGGATCCCAGTGGCACTGCAGGCGGTGGCTTCATTCAAAATCAAGCAACACAACAACATCCATCACCCCATCATTCGCATCAACATCAGCGTCATCAGCAGCCTGGACAGCAGCATGACtctcaacagcaacagcagcagcaacaacaacaacaacaacagccgcATCAACATCACCAACAACAAATGGTGAACATCAATAACCACGAGTTCATGGGCTATCag CGATCACAAAGTCATCTGATGACATTATTTATGCTGCAAGCTCAATAG